The DNA sequence CCTGGCTTCGGGAACTCGAAGCTGACCTTGTCGAAAATATCGGCCTCTTCACCGCAGAGGAGCGCGAACAACTCGCAGCACCCATGGGCCCCATAGGAGGGGATGTTTTTCGGCGCTACACGGTCAATGTCATCGTCAATAATGGGCCGGATGCCGCGCCAGAGCCCACGGCGGGAAACAGCAATGGGGGCTTCATAGGTGGCGGTGCACCTATCATTACAGAGGAGCATCCTGCATTTGCTAACCTGATCGGCAGGGTCGAGCACATGTCCAATATGGGCGCGTTGGTGACAGACTTCAGTCTCATCAAGGCGGGCTCCCTCCACCGCGCTAATGGTGGGTACCTGCTTATCGATGCCCTACGCCTTTTGCGAGAGCCGTTGGCGTGGGACGGATTGAAACGGGCGCTCAGAACCCAGCGCATCGTGCTGGAGGCACCGGGAGACTATTTGAGCCTCGTGAGCACTGTGGCTCTGGAACCGGACCCGATACCGCTAGAGACAAAGGTCATCCTGTTCGGAGATCGGCTGCTCTACTACATGCTGGCGGAGAACGACCCAGAATTCCGCGATCTGTTCAAAGTCTCCGCTGATTTTGATGACCAGATCGACAGGGATGGGGACACAGATCTGCTTTATGCCGAGATGATTGCCACGCTCTGTCGTGAAAACGATCTGTTGCCGCTGACGGCCGCTGCAGTGGGGCGTGTCATTGAAGAAAGCTCTCGTTTTGCAGAAGACGCGGAGAAACTCTCACTTGAAGTGGGCAGTATCACCGACCTGATGCAGGAAGCAGATCTTTATGCGCGGGACGATGCGGCAGACGCAATCGACGTTCTCCATGTCCAGCAGGCGATAGATGAGCGGGTCCATCGGGCAGACCGGCTGCGGGAGCGCAGCCTCGAAGCGATAACCCGTGATGTGGTGATGATTGACACGGAAGGGTTTGTCGCCGGCCAGGTCAATGGACTGTCGGTATTAAGCCTGGGCCAGGCAAGCTTTGGCCGCCCGACACGCATCACCGCACGCGCCCGCATGGGGAAGGGCAACGTGGTCGACATTGAGCGGGAGGTTGATCTGGGGGGCGCGCTTCACTCTAAAGGCGTGCTCATCCTGACGGGCTTTCTGAGCGCACACTTCGCCATCAACATTCCTCTGTCGCTCACCGCCACGCTAGTGTTTGAGCAGAGTTATGGCGGGGTGGACGGAGATAGTGCATCGGTCGCTGAGCTTGTGGCGCTGCTTTCTTCGCTGGCGGAGGTTCCGGTTAATCAGGGTCTCGCTGTGACCGGGTCGCTCAATCAGTTGGGGCAAATCCAACCAATAGGCGGTGTGAATGAGAAGATCGAAGGTTTTTTTGACATTTGCATGCGTCGAGGACTGACGGGGGATCAGGGTGTGATCATTCCTGCCGCCAATGTGAAACATCTCATGTTGCGCCGTGATGTGGTTGATGCTGTGGAGCGTGGCATGTTCTCCGTCTTTGCAGCTGAAACAATTGAAGATGCTGTGACCATCATGACCGGCGCTCATGCCGGGCAGCGTGATGAGAATGATGATTTTCCACCCGGCAGTTTGTTTGAGCGGGTTGATCAGAGATTGCTGGAATTTGCTGAAGCACAGGTCGCTTTTGGAAAGGACGATAGCGGGGTGACTGCATCATGAATACAAAGCCCGAAAAAGACACCGAAGCTGACGGCCACAAGATCCTGATTGAAATCGACTCAGGCGTCCCGCAAGCCGAAGCCATCTCCTTTGCCAAACGTATGGGAGACCCGATTGGCGCCAAGCTGGTGGGGTGTTTTGTGGAAAATCAGGCGCTGATGGATTTAGCCGAACTGCCTTTCGCC is a window from the Rhodobiaceae bacterium genome containing:
- a CDS encoding DNA-binding ATP-dependent protease La — its product is MPLEPLSADLLYRDCDVSQFEFSTTAELSDAMGLVGQDRALEAIRFGTRMDKSGYNIFALGPHGAGMRDGVIRHLQSIVGKRPVPGDWVYVNNFTDPNKPVALRTTAGRAEALRSGVADLIQDLRGSIPAILESEEYKKRLAAIDANYTQHQGQAFEALRIKAEAKNVTLLSTPSGFAFAPQREGEVMKPETFNELPEEEREKIKDTIGELEQELASIFQHVPGWEKERRAQVHELNREVATNAVGRSIHDLTSMFEGNEKVAAWLRELEADLVENIGLFTAEEREQLAAPMGPIGGDVFRRYTVNVIVNNGPDAAPEPTAGNSNGGFIGGGAPIITEEHPAFANLIGRVEHMSNMGALVTDFSLIKAGSLHRANGGYLLIDALRLLREPLAWDGLKRALRTQRIVLEAPGDYLSLVSTVALEPDPIPLETKVILFGDRLLYYMLAENDPEFRDLFKVSADFDDQIDRDGDTDLLYAEMIATLCRENDLLPLTAAAVGRVIEESSRFAEDAEKLSLEVGSITDLMQEADLYARDDAADAIDVLHVQQAIDERVHRADRLRERSLEAITRDVVMIDTEGFVAGQVNGLSVLSLGQASFGRPTRITARARMGKGNVVDIEREVDLGGALHSKGVLILTGFLSAHFAINIPLSLTATLVFEQSYGGVDGDSASVAELVALLSSLAEVPVNQGLAVTGSLNQLGQIQPIGGVNEKIEGFFDICMRRGLTGDQGVIIPAANVKHLMLRRDVVDAVERGMFSVFAAETIEDAVTIMTGAHAGQRDENDDFPPGSLFERVDQRLLEFAEAQVAFGKDDSGVTAS